One window of the Bubalus kerabau isolate K-KA32 ecotype Philippines breed swamp buffalo chromosome 9, PCC_UOA_SB_1v2, whole genome shotgun sequence genome contains the following:
- the MTO1 gene encoding protein MTO1 homolog, mitochondrial isoform X1, producing MFCIRGCGRWVAASLTKQHLASVRFGGDSAAPWTPHFDVVVIGGGHAGTEAAAAAARCGSRTLLLTHRVDTIGQMSCNPSFGGIGKGHLMREVDALDGLCSRICDQSGIHYKVLNRRKGPAVWGLRAQIDRKLYKQNMQKEILNTPLLTVQEGAVEDLILTEPEPEHTGKYRVSGVVLADGSKVYAESVVLTTGTFLRGMIVIGLEMHPAGRLGDQPAVGLAQTLEKLGFVVGRLKTGTPPRIAKESVNFSILNKQTPDNPSIPFSFINQTVWIKPEDQLPCYLTHTNPRVDEIVLENLHLNCHVKETTRGPRYCPSIESKVLRFPNRVHQVWLEPEGMDSDLIYPQGLSVTLPAELQEKMITCIRGLENAKMIQPGYGVQYDYMDPRQISPSLETHLVQRLFFAGQINGTTGYEEAAAQGVIAGINASLRVRHKPPFVISRTEGYIGVLIDDLTTLGTNEPYRMFTSRAEFRLSLRPDNADSRLTFRGYKEAGCVSQQRYERASWMKSSLEEGISMLKSIEFLSTKWKNLIPESSISSGKSLPLRALDVLKYEEVDMELLARAVPEPLKKYTQCRELAERLKIEATYESVLFHQQQEIKEVQRDEALQLPKDLDYLTLKDISLSYEVREKLHFSRPQTIGAASRIPGVTAAAIVNLLRFVKTTQQRQAAMDRAPKTDQQLRDTDRLEERNGNLLQYSCLENSTNRGGWWATVHGITKVGHD from the exons ATGTTCTGTATCCGAGGCTGTGGCCGCTGGGTCGCGGCTTCCCTCACCAAACAGCACCTTGCGTCGGTCCGGTTCGGCGGTGACAGCGCGGCGCCCTGGACTCCGCACTTCGACGTAGTGGTCATCGGCGGAGGACACGCAGGGACCGAAGCCGCTGCCGCCGCAGCTCGGTGCGGCTCCCGGACTCTGCTGCTTACGCACCGAGTGGACACCATCG GTCAGATGTCCTGTAATCCTTCCTTTGGTGGCATTGGAAAGGGGCATTTAATGAGGGAAGTCGATGCCTTGGATGGCCTGTGTTCTCGAATCTGTGACCAGTCTGGTATACATTACAAAGTATTAAACCGGCGCAAGGGACCAGCTGTTTGGGGTCTGAGAGCTCAGATTGATAGGAAGCTTTATAAGCAGAACATGCAG AAAGAAATCCTAAATACACCGCTGCTTACTGTTCAGGAGGGAGCTGTAGAAGATCTCATTCTTACAGAACCAGAGCCTGAGCACACTGGGAAATACCGTGTCAGTGGCGTTGTTTTGG CCGATGGAAGTAAAGTGTATGCAGAGAGTGTGGTTCTGACTACTGGGACGTTCCTGAGAGGCATGATTGTAATCGGATTGGAGATGCATCCAGCAGGACGTTTAGGGGATCAGCCTGCCGTAGGGTTGGCTCAGACTCTGGAGAAGTTGGGGTTTGTGGTGGGAAGATTGAAGACTGGGACTCCGCCCCGAATCGCCAAAGAATCCGTTAATTTCAGCATTCTAAACAAGCAGACACCAGATAATCCATCCATACCTTTCAGCTTTATCAATCAGACAGTGTGGATTAAG CCAGAAGATCAGCTGCCATGTTACTTGACTCACACTAACCCTCGAGTGGATGAGATTGTCCTTGAGAACCTTCACCTTAACTGTCACGTTAAGGAAACTACAAGAGGACCCCG ATACTGTCCCTCCATTGAATCAAAGGTCTTGCGTTTTCCAAACCGTGTACATCAAGTTTGGTTGGAACCTGAAGGAATGGATTCTGACCTCATCTACCCCCAAGGTTTATCTGTGACACTGCCAGCTGAATTACAGGAGAAGATGATCACATGCATCAGAGGCTTGGAGAACGCTAAAATGATTCAGCCAG GCTACGGTGTTCAGTATGATTACATGGACCCCCGGCAGATCTCTCCTTCTCTCGAGACTCATTTGGTGCAGCGGCTCTTCTTTGCTGGACAGATAAATGGCACTACTGGTTACGAGGAAGCTGCAGCTCAA GGCGTGATAGCTGGAATCAATGCAAGTCTTCGGGTCAGACACAAGCCTCCTTTTGTCATTAGCCGAACAGAAGGTTACATAGGAGTCTTGATTGATGACCTCACCACACTGGGCACCAACGAACCATACCGCATGTTTACCAGCCGAGCCGAGTTCCGTCTGTCACTGCGTCCTGATAACGCCGACAGCAGGCTCACATTCCGAG GGTACAAGGAAGCTGGTTGTGTGTCCCAACAACGATATGAAAGAGCTTCTTGGATGAAGTCTTCTTTAGAAGAAGGCATTTCTATGCTAAAATCCATTGAGTTTTTAAGCACTAAATGGAAAAACTTAATTCCAGAGTCTTCTATAAGTAGTGGTAAAAGTCTGCCTCTCAG AGCTCTTGATGTTCTGAAGTATGAGGAAGTTGACATGGAGTTGTTGGCCAGGGCTGTTCCAGAGCCCTTGAAGAAGTACACCCAATGTAGAGAGCTGGCCGAAAGACTGAAAATAGAAG CTACTTATGAATCAGTACTGTTCCATCAGCAACAAGAAATAAAGGAAGTTCAGAGAGATGAAGCTCTCCAACTGCCAAAGGACCTAGATTATTTGACTCTCAAGGATATATCTTTGTCCTATGAAGTTCGAGAGAAGCTCCATTTCAGTCGCCCACAGACG ATTGGGGCTGCCAGTCGTATACCTGGAGTGACAGCTGCTGCCATCGTCAACCTGCTCAGATTTGTGAAGACCACTCAGCAAAGACAGGCAGCTATGGATAGAGCTCCCAAAACTGATCAACAGTTACGTGATACAGACAGACTTGAAGAGA gaaatggcaacctgctccagtattcttgcctggaaaattccacgaacagaggaggatggtgggctacagtgcatgggatcacaaaagttggacatgactga
- the MTO1 gene encoding protein MTO1 homolog, mitochondrial isoform X2, with protein sequence MFCIRGCGRWVAASLTKQHLASVRFGGDSAAPWTPHFDVVVIGGGHAGTEAAAAAARCGSRTLLLTHRVDTIGQMSCNPSFGGIGKGHLMREVDALDGLCSRICDQSGIHYKVLNRRKGPAVWGLRAQIDRKLYKQNMQKEILNTPLLTVQEGAVEDLILTEPEPEHTGKYRVSGVVLADGSKVYAESVVLTTGTFLRGMIVIGLEMHPAGRLGDQPAVGLAQTLEKLGFVVGRLKTGTPPRIAKESVNFSILNKQTPDNPSIPFSFINQTVWIKPEDQLPCYLTHTNPRVDEIVLENLHLNCHVKETTRGPRYCPSIESKVLRFPNRVHQVWLEPEGMDSDLIYPQGLSVTLPAELQEKMITCIRGLENAKMIQPGYGVQYDYMDPRQISPSLETHLVQRLFFAGQINGTTGYEEAAAQGVIAGINASLRVRHKPPFVISRTEGYIGVLIDDLTTLGTNEPYRMFTSRAEFRLSLRPDNADSRLTFRGYKEAGCVSQQRYERASWMKSSLEEGISMLKSIEFLSTKWKNLIPESSISSGKSLPLRALDVLKYEEVDMELLARAVPEPLKKYTQCRELAERLKIEATYESVLFHQQQEIKEVQRDEALQLPKDLDYLTLKDISLSYEVREKLHFSRPQTIGAASRIPGVTAAAIVNLLRFVKTTQQRQAAMDRAPKTDQQLRDTDRLEESQL encoded by the exons ATGTTCTGTATCCGAGGCTGTGGCCGCTGGGTCGCGGCTTCCCTCACCAAACAGCACCTTGCGTCGGTCCGGTTCGGCGGTGACAGCGCGGCGCCCTGGACTCCGCACTTCGACGTAGTGGTCATCGGCGGAGGACACGCAGGGACCGAAGCCGCTGCCGCCGCAGCTCGGTGCGGCTCCCGGACTCTGCTGCTTACGCACCGAGTGGACACCATCG GTCAGATGTCCTGTAATCCTTCCTTTGGTGGCATTGGAAAGGGGCATTTAATGAGGGAAGTCGATGCCTTGGATGGCCTGTGTTCTCGAATCTGTGACCAGTCTGGTATACATTACAAAGTATTAAACCGGCGCAAGGGACCAGCTGTTTGGGGTCTGAGAGCTCAGATTGATAGGAAGCTTTATAAGCAGAACATGCAG AAAGAAATCCTAAATACACCGCTGCTTACTGTTCAGGAGGGAGCTGTAGAAGATCTCATTCTTACAGAACCAGAGCCTGAGCACACTGGGAAATACCGTGTCAGTGGCGTTGTTTTGG CCGATGGAAGTAAAGTGTATGCAGAGAGTGTGGTTCTGACTACTGGGACGTTCCTGAGAGGCATGATTGTAATCGGATTGGAGATGCATCCAGCAGGACGTTTAGGGGATCAGCCTGCCGTAGGGTTGGCTCAGACTCTGGAGAAGTTGGGGTTTGTGGTGGGAAGATTGAAGACTGGGACTCCGCCCCGAATCGCCAAAGAATCCGTTAATTTCAGCATTCTAAACAAGCAGACACCAGATAATCCATCCATACCTTTCAGCTTTATCAATCAGACAGTGTGGATTAAG CCAGAAGATCAGCTGCCATGTTACTTGACTCACACTAACCCTCGAGTGGATGAGATTGTCCTTGAGAACCTTCACCTTAACTGTCACGTTAAGGAAACTACAAGAGGACCCCG ATACTGTCCCTCCATTGAATCAAAGGTCTTGCGTTTTCCAAACCGTGTACATCAAGTTTGGTTGGAACCTGAAGGAATGGATTCTGACCTCATCTACCCCCAAGGTTTATCTGTGACACTGCCAGCTGAATTACAGGAGAAGATGATCACATGCATCAGAGGCTTGGAGAACGCTAAAATGATTCAGCCAG GCTACGGTGTTCAGTATGATTACATGGACCCCCGGCAGATCTCTCCTTCTCTCGAGACTCATTTGGTGCAGCGGCTCTTCTTTGCTGGACAGATAAATGGCACTACTGGTTACGAGGAAGCTGCAGCTCAA GGCGTGATAGCTGGAATCAATGCAAGTCTTCGGGTCAGACACAAGCCTCCTTTTGTCATTAGCCGAACAGAAGGTTACATAGGAGTCTTGATTGATGACCTCACCACACTGGGCACCAACGAACCATACCGCATGTTTACCAGCCGAGCCGAGTTCCGTCTGTCACTGCGTCCTGATAACGCCGACAGCAGGCTCACATTCCGAG GGTACAAGGAAGCTGGTTGTGTGTCCCAACAACGATATGAAAGAGCTTCTTGGATGAAGTCTTCTTTAGAAGAAGGCATTTCTATGCTAAAATCCATTGAGTTTTTAAGCACTAAATGGAAAAACTTAATTCCAGAGTCTTCTATAAGTAGTGGTAAAAGTCTGCCTCTCAG AGCTCTTGATGTTCTGAAGTATGAGGAAGTTGACATGGAGTTGTTGGCCAGGGCTGTTCCAGAGCCCTTGAAGAAGTACACCCAATGTAGAGAGCTGGCCGAAAGACTGAAAATAGAAG CTACTTATGAATCAGTACTGTTCCATCAGCAACAAGAAATAAAGGAAGTTCAGAGAGATGAAGCTCTCCAACTGCCAAAGGACCTAGATTATTTGACTCTCAAGGATATATCTTTGTCCTATGAAGTTCGAGAGAAGCTCCATTTCAGTCGCCCACAGACG ATTGGGGCTGCCAGTCGTATACCTGGAGTGACAGCTGCTGCCATCGTCAACCTGCTCAGATTTGTGAAGACCACTCAGCAAAGACAGGCAGCTATGGATAGAGCTCCCAAAACTGATCAACAGTTACGTGATACAGACAGACTTGAAGAGAGTCAGTTATAG